In the genome of Ignavibacteriales bacterium, one region contains:
- a CDS encoding DUF3857 domain-containing transglutaminase family protein, with the protein MKKSVFKQFIYIIILLIIISSTAQSQEEMEVEFGEFTLSDFSKTTFEADPNIPAVVLFEKGHIYFNEKLELIISEHRRIKILSTEGYKYATVRIPFREGRRKETLIEVEGVTAYIDQNGKVVTVELDSDDIFPVEYSKDFSYSGFTFPAIQPGCIIEYFYKKRTPSIYNFPTRWIFQKEIPVLWSEYQTDVPSIYRFAVFEQQIHPFFINETNDFNKSYTITESNDIALTLNGFTKRYVMKDLPAVNQEFYMKSPGDAYSKVIYQLAAYDPPFSSIQKVTQSWKELGKELMELESFGERLECPDELAEIVKKIRSESSGEQEIMLKIYDYVNENFTWNNHYSIYASDLQKIFETKKGDTGDLNFVLAAMLKKAGIEFYPVILATRDKGTIYTDYPIIDQFNTVVVYVKTVAGEYLLDATDQLRPHYLLPENELTDLALLILPNDVEWIRIVPTGQAITIKLASFEINVNGSINGIFRITNEEYSALDSRKKILELNSTEEYLKSLVQSSASGVELIDVKVTNKDTIDKAIVFDGRFYSTTYSQVSDKVIYFSPYTLGKVKQNPFTEDIRKFDIDFMYRRQNHFKVNISIPQGFKFSDYPQNITINTADNGAVYTRETIVQDNQMTFSSSFIINKTSFPVEEYSELKKFYSEVNALEAELITVMKAE; encoded by the coding sequence ATGAAAAAATCTGTCTTCAAACAATTTATATACATAATAATTTTGTTGATCATTATTAGTTCGACAGCACAGAGTCAAGAGGAAATGGAAGTTGAATTCGGCGAATTTACTTTAAGTGATTTCTCAAAAACTACTTTTGAAGCTGATCCAAATATCCCTGCCGTTGTACTATTTGAAAAAGGTCATATCTATTTCAATGAAAAGCTGGAACTAATTATCTCTGAACACCGGAGAATTAAAATATTATCAACCGAAGGCTATAAGTATGCGACGGTACGAATACCCTTTAGAGAAGGCAGAAGAAAAGAGACACTAATAGAAGTTGAAGGTGTAACTGCCTACATAGATCAAAATGGAAAAGTTGTAACTGTAGAATTAGATTCCGATGATATTTTTCCTGTGGAGTATTCCAAAGATTTTTCATATAGCGGATTTACTTTTCCGGCTATACAGCCCGGTTGTATTATCGAGTACTTCTACAAAAAAAGAACGCCTTCCATCTATAATTTTCCAACTAGATGGATCTTTCAGAAAGAAATTCCAGTGTTATGGAGTGAGTACCAGACGGATGTTCCCAGCATATACAGGTTTGCTGTATTCGAACAGCAGATTCATCCTTTCTTTATTAATGAAACAAATGATTTTAATAAATCATATACAATAACGGAATCGAATGATATAGCTCTAACGCTAAACGGTTTTACAAAAAGATATGTTATGAAAGATCTTCCGGCAGTCAATCAAGAGTTTTACATGAAGTCACCCGGAGATGCATATTCAAAAGTTATATACCAATTAGCCGCATATGATCCTCCTTTTTCCTCAATACAAAAAGTAACACAAAGTTGGAAAGAACTTGGCAAAGAACTGATGGAACTAGAAAGTTTTGGCGAACGGCTTGAATGTCCTGATGAGCTAGCTGAAATCGTAAAAAAGATCAGGTCAGAATCCAGTGGAGAGCAGGAAATAATGCTTAAAATTTATGACTATGTTAACGAAAATTTTACCTGGAACAATCACTACAGCATTTACGCCAGTGACCTGCAAAAAATATTTGAAACTAAGAAAGGCGATACAGGCGATCTTAATTTTGTACTTGCTGCTATGCTGAAGAAAGCCGGTATTGAATTTTATCCTGTAATATTAGCGACACGCGATAAAGGCACAATATATACAGATTATCCTATAATTGATCAGTTCAATACTGTTGTTGTTTATGTTAAAACTGTCGCTGGTGAATATCTTCTTGATGCTACTGATCAATTAAGACCTCATTATCTCTTACCTGAAAATGAACTAACTGATCTGGCTTTATTGATTCTCCCCAATGACGTGGAATGGATACGAATAGTTCCGACCGGTCAGGCTATCACCATTAAACTGGCAAGCTTCGAGATTAATGTTAACGGAAGCATTAATGGAATTTTCAGAATTACAAATGAGGAATACTCGGCTCTTGATTCAAGAAAAAAAATATTAGAGTTAAATTCTACTGAAGAATATTTAAAGAGCCTGGTTCAATCATCTGCTTCAGGTGTTGAATTAATAGATGTTAAAGTTACCAATAAAGATACAATCGACAAAGCTATTGTATTTGACGGAAGATTTTATTCGACTACGTATTCACAGGTATCCGACAAAGTGATTTATTTTAGTCCATACACTCTGGGAAAAGTGAAACAAAATCCCTTTACAGAAGATATCAGAAAATTTGACATTGATTTTATGTATCGAAGACAGAATCACTTTAAAGTTAATATTTCCATTCCACAGGGGTTCAAATTTTCTGACTATCCTCAAAACATCACTATAAATACAGCAGATAACGGAGCGGTTTATACAAGGGAAACAATAGTGCAGGATAATCAGATGACTTTCTCATCGAGTTTTATTATTAACAAAACATCTTTCCCGGTTGAAGAATATTCCGAACTAAAAAAATTTTATAGTGAAGTAAATGCACTTGAAGCTGAACTGATTACGGTAATGAAAGCAGAATAG
- a CDS encoding DUF488 family protein has product MKISIQRIYDKNSTPDGKRILVDRLWPRGIKKENAKIDLWAKELAPSNELRKWYKHDAENWLEFKEKYFSELRSKRESINELIKFIGSANTVFLYSSKELVHNNAAAIKEYLESKK; this is encoded by the coding sequence ATGAAAATATCTATTCAAAGAATATACGATAAGAATAGTACGCCAGACGGAAAAAGAATACTTGTTGACCGATTATGGCCTCGGGGTATAAAAAAGGAAAATGCCAAGATTGATTTGTGGGCAAAAGAACTTGCACCGTCAAATGAATTGCGAAAGTGGTACAAACATGATGCTGAGAACTGGCTGGAGTTCAAAGAAAAATACTTTTCAGAACTTAGAAGTAAGCGGGAAAGTATAAATGAGCTGATAAAATTTATTGGAAGTGCAAACACCGTATTCCTGTATTCATCTAAGGAATTAGTTCATAACAACGCGGCTGCAATAAAAGAATACCTCGAATCAAAAAAATAA
- a CDS encoding sodium:solute symporter, with protein MEHNWLSILPPVLAIALAIKTRQVFLSLFVGILTGWIILSEGNVFNGTALAIQSLIDVFKDESNTKVVIFCALVGSLITITHSNGGVQGFIDFIHRKNLIRSRRSASLLAFTVGCFVFIESSISCLVTGAVSHPIFEKYKISREKLAYFCDVTSSPICILIPLNAWGAYVVSLLEKENVGDSVTVFLNTIPLNFYAIVSVLFAAFIAFTYRDFGPMKKAEHRSQHEGKTIADGAVPLVSEDVVSVKAKKGIRHKAFNMVAPIVVMIIMMPVSLLITGDGDITAGSGSTSVLWSVMAAIFVAGILSMVQKIFSLQEIMDLTLKGMAGLIPLAILMTLAFSIGSTCRTLGTGEYVASVVNMFLHKSMLAPLLFAASAFISFSTGTSWGTFAIMIPIAVPSAQYMGFDVSLAVAAVLSGSVFGDHSSPISDTTIVSSMASACDHIDHVKTQLPYAIFAASIALMLFFLAGIIL; from the coding sequence ATGGAACATAACTGGCTTTCAATTCTTCCGCCTGTACTGGCGATTGCACTTGCAATAAAAACGCGCCAGGTATTTTTATCATTGTTCGTGGGAATTCTAACAGGCTGGATAATATTATCTGAAGGAAATGTTTTTAACGGAACTGCTCTTGCTATTCAATCACTCATCGATGTATTCAAAGATGAAAGCAACACGAAAGTTGTTATCTTTTGTGCACTGGTTGGTTCATTGATAACTATCACTCATTCCAATGGCGGAGTTCAGGGCTTTATCGATTTCATTCACAGGAAAAACTTGATCAGGTCAAGAAGAAGCGCTTCGTTGTTAGCATTTACTGTCGGATGTTTTGTATTTATTGAATCAAGCATATCGTGTTTAGTTACAGGCGCTGTATCTCACCCAATATTTGAAAAGTACAAAATCTCACGTGAAAAGCTTGCTTACTTTTGTGATGTAACTTCATCACCCATTTGTATTTTAATTCCGCTCAATGCCTGGGGTGCATATGTGGTAAGTCTTCTTGAAAAAGAAAATGTCGGTGATTCAGTAACTGTTTTCCTGAATACAATTCCACTTAACTTTTATGCAATTGTAAGTGTATTGTTCGCCGCATTTATCGCTTTCACTTATCGTGATTTCGGACCTATGAAAAAAGCTGAACATAGATCACAGCACGAAGGAAAGACTATTGCTGACGGAGCTGTTCCGCTTGTATCAGAAGATGTTGTATCAGTTAAAGCAAAAAAAGGAATTCGGCATAAAGCATTTAATATGGTAGCTCCCATTGTTGTAATGATAATTATGATGCCAGTAAGCCTTCTTATTACAGGTGATGGTGATATTACTGCGGGTTCAGGATCAACTTCTGTGTTATGGTCGGTGATGGCTGCAATATTTGTCGCTGGTATTCTATCAATGGTTCAGAAAATATTTTCATTGCAGGAAATTATGGACTTAACTCTAAAAGGAATGGCAGGTTTGATCCCGCTCGCAATACTTATGACACTTGCATTTTCGATTGGCAGCACTTGCAGAACTTTAGGAACAGGGGAGTATGTTGCATCAGTTGTGAATATGTTCCTGCATAAATCAATGCTTGCGCCATTGTTGTTCGCGGCATCTGCATTTATTTCTTTTTCAACCGGCACGAGCTGGGGAACTTTTGCAATAATGATTCCCATTGCGGTGCCATCAGCGCAGTATATGGGATTTGACGTTTCACTCGCGGTCGCTGCAGTATTAAGTGGTAGTGTTTTTGGCGATCATTCATCACCAATATCTGATACAACAATTGTATCATCAATGGCAAGTGCATGTGACCATATTGATCATGTAAAAACTCAATTGCCGTATGCGATTTTTGCTGCATCCATTGCATTAATGTTATTTTTTCTTGCGGGAATTATACTCTGA